Proteins encoded by one window of Metamycoplasma subdolum:
- a CDS encoding Mbov_0121 family peptidase domain-containing ABC transporter, with product MRIKIQNDIKDCGLVVLQAFYNKFYDKWININEFKWRANYSKQGINLEELAKIASNFNLELNAMQGDFVSFKKLKLKEEIFTLIFENNTFHYVIILEKNDKEIILLDPFKGKRKLALDDFKNLYQEVIIYVKKKEKILPIKLVEKRTIINNKIWLVILTIISTILSQVLIYGTSLFFKYIIDKYLQKVHHDEILKITIIFSWLIVVRIIIFYANSLLKQIMILKVQKQLFNSFYKATIEGNLKQLEKLTRSEYLQRVGLLPSVGTFLATIFSTIFNDILMLISISILLSIISWKLYLISIGFLSMLILIIALFKDKIWKKYNPILNNNLEIMTKQIESFLNSQERLNSSIKESNVKSFEFLMKSNEQISKTFFNTLNLKDGFVKLIILIGQTILVYIATFYLWKDELELGNLVLFNTLFSLMITPSESITNLLLNLSISLNDLTRVEYILNCEKEDLNTAGKIVDKITKISTKNLSFSYGSNLILNSINLSAKNSIVLKGNNGSGKTTLAKLFASYYLDYSGDIFINDINLKEINIKDWRNKVFINNNNEYFKTGFLIEVITNEDKQALHNFIENAKKFKLIEMLEKFNLNLNKRIEAGGMFLSSGQRQIINLLRLFAFDYSLIILDEAFENIEESSRKDLMKAISKIHKEKFFIEISHSEQHIFKKHQININLINC from the coding sequence ATGAGAATAAAAATTCAGAATGATATCAAAGATTGCGGATTAGTTGTGCTTCAAGCTTTTTACAACAAATTTTATGATAAATGAATTAATATTAATGAATTTAAGTGAAGGGCTAACTATTCCAAACAGGGCATTAATTTAGAAGAACTTGCAAAAATAGCGTCAAATTTTAATCTTGAATTAAATGCAATGCAAGGTGATTTTGTTTCATTTAAAAAACTTAAACTAAAGGAAGAAATTTTTACTTTAATTTTTGAAAATAACACATTTCACTATGTGATTATTTTAGAAAAAAATGACAAGGAAATTATTTTGCTTGACCCCTTTAAGGGCAAAAGAAAGCTTGCTTTAGACGACTTTAAAAACTTGTATCAAGAAGTAATTATTTATGTTAAGAAAAAGGAGAAGATTCTTCCTATAAAATTAGTTGAAAAAAGAACAATAATTAATAATAAAATTTGGCTTGTTATTTTGACTATTATTTCAACAATTTTAAGCCAAGTTTTAATTTATGGAACTAGTCTATTTTTTAAATATATTATTGATAAATATTTACAAAAAGTCCATCATGATGAAATACTAAAAATTACTATCATTTTCAGTTGATTAATTGTTGTTAGAATAATTATTTTTTATGCTAATTCGCTTCTTAAACAAATAATGATTTTAAAAGTCCAGAAGCAGCTATTCAATTCCTTTTATAAAGCAACAATTGAAGGGAATTTAAAACAACTTGAAAAATTAACAAGAAGTGAATATTTGCAAAGAGTTGGACTTTTGCCTTCAGTTGGAACGTTTTTAGCAACTATTTTTTCTACAATTTTTAACGATATTTTAATGTTGATTAGTATTTCAATATTGCTTTCTATAATTAGTTGAAAACTTTATTTAATAAGTATTGGTTTCTTGAGTATGCTAATTTTAATAATTGCTTTATTTAAAGACAAAATTTGAAAAAAATACAATCCAATACTAAACAATAATCTTGAGATTATGACTAAGCAAATTGAATCTTTTTTAAATAGTCAAGAAAGACTCAATAGTTCAATAAAAGAAAGCAATGTAAAATCATTTGAATTTCTAATGAAATCCAATGAACAAATTTCAAAAACTTTTTTCAATACTTTGAATTTAAAAGATGGATTTGTAAAATTGATTATTTTAATCGGACAAACTATTTTGGTTTATATTGCAACTTTCTATCTTTGAAAAGATGAGCTGGAACTTGGAAATTTGGTTTTATTCAACACATTATTTTCACTAATGATTACTCCTAGTGAAAGTATCACAAATTTGTTACTAAATTTATCAATTTCTTTGAATGACTTAACACGTGTTGAATACATTTTGAATTGTGAAAAAGAAGACCTAAATACTGCAGGAAAAATAGTAGATAAAATTACTAAAATTTCTACAAAAAATCTTTCATTTTCCTACGGTTCAAATTTAATACTAAATTCAATTAATTTATCAGCAAAAAATTCAATCGTTTTGAAAGGAAATAACGGAAGCGGAAAAACTACATTGGCAAAACTTTTTGCCTCGTACTATTTAGATTATTCTGGAGATATATTTATAAATGACATTAACTTGAAGGAAATTAATATTAAAGATTGAAGAAACAAAGTTTTCATTAATAACAACAATGAATATTTCAAAACAGGCTTTTTAATTGAAGTTATAACAAACGAAGACAAACAAGCCCTGCATAACTTTATTGAAAATGCTAAGAAATTCAAGCTCATTGAAATGCTTGAAAAATTTAACCTAAATTTGAACAAAAGGATTGAAGCCGGAGGAATGTTTCTTTCAAGCGGTCAAAGGCAAATTATTAATCTTTTAAGACTATTTGCTTTTGATTATTCGCTCATTATTCTTGATGAAGCATTTGAAAATATTGAAGAGTCATCAAGAAAGGATTTAATGAAAGCAATAAGCAAAATTCATAAAGAGAAATTCTTTATTGAAATTAGTCACTCAGAACAGCATATTTTCAAGAAACATCAAATTAATATAAATTTGATCAATTGTTAA
- the ybeY gene encoding rRNA maturation RNase YbeY, protein MNFISFKNKSYHKFDYLSDFENILIEAQKEFKEPKNLNVDILFVTALEMKKLNNEYRGKNYTTDILSFPLDATKELDFLDSVMLGQIIISPWKIKKQAKEFGHSLKREFCYIFAHGIAHLFGFDHQTEEEAEIMNNHVENIMKRLNIGR, encoded by the coding sequence ATGAATTTCATTAGTTTTAAGAACAAAAGTTATCACAAATTTGACTATCTTAGTGACTTTGAAAACATTTTAATTGAAGCACAAAAAGAATTCAAAGAGCCTAAAAATTTAAATGTTGATATTCTATTTGTTACAGCTTTAGAAATGAAAAAGTTAAACAATGAATATCGGGGAAAAAATTACACAACAGACATTTTGTCGTTCCCGCTTGATGCTACAAAAGAATTAGATTTTTTAGATTCAGTTATGCTTGGTCAAATTATTATTTCACCATGAAAAATAAAAAAACAAGCAAAAGAATTCGGTCATAGTTTAAAAAGAGAGTTTTGTTACATTTTTGCTCATGGAATTGCACACTTATTTGGTTTTGATCATCAAACTGAAGAAGAAGCAGAAATTATGAACAATCATGTTGAAAACATAATGAAAAGATTGAACATAGGCAGGTAA
- the era gene encoding GTPase Era — protein sequence MKKVCVVGIIGRPNVGKSTLMNNILGQELAIVSPIIQTTRNNIRGIYNDKEYQIVFVDTPGVHKANALFNQRLNQQSFNMLNEVDAILFLTPANEVTGLGDRFIIKKINSSEIENKLAIITKIDLVDDKNRLDQKAEDLKDLGFKDIFGAGLNLPNTYADIINHLKTFAYEGEPFYEDEEQYGDVDLRFMAQEFIREAALQWLTKDLPHSIAVKIDDFIEEENKPYNIFATIYVKRESQKGILIGKGASMIKNISMYSRKKMEKVFGHKVYLIIRVKVSENWTEKEEEMKKLGY from the coding sequence ATGAAGAAAGTTTGTGTTGTCGGCATTATTGGTCGACCTAATGTTGGTAAAAGTACTTTAATGAATAATATTTTGGGTCAAGAACTTGCAATAGTCTCACCTATTATTCAAACGACTAGAAATAACATCAGAGGAATTTACAATGACAAAGAATATCAAATTGTTTTTGTTGATACTCCTGGAGTTCACAAAGCCAACGCTCTTTTCAATCAAAGATTAAATCAACAAAGCTTCAATATGCTGAATGAAGTTGATGCAATTTTATTTTTAACTCCCGCTAATGAAGTAACTGGTTTAGGAGATAGATTTATTATTAAAAAAATAAATTCTTCAGAAATTGAAAACAAACTTGCAATAATTACAAAAATTGATCTAGTAGACGATAAAAATAGACTAGATCAAAAAGCTGAAGATTTAAAAGATCTTGGCTTCAAAGATATTTTCGGGGCCGGTCTTAACTTGCCTAATACCTACGCCGATATAATTAACCATTTAAAAACTTTCGCATATGAAGGCGAACCATTTTATGAAGATGAAGAACAATATGGCGATGTTGACTTAAGATTTATGGCTCAAGAATTTATTCGTGAAGCAGCACTTCAATGATTAACAAAAGACTTGCCTCACTCAATCGCTGTAAAAATTGATGATTTTATAGAAGAAGAAAACAAACCTTACAACATTTTTGCAACAATTTATGTAAAAAGAGAAAGCCAAAAAGGAATCCTAATTGGTAAAGGTGCATCAATGATTAAAAACATTTCTATGTATAGTAGAAAGAAAATGGAAAAAGTTTTTGGTCACAAAGTTTATTTAATAATTCGCGTTAAAGTTAGCGAAAACTGAACGGAAAAAGAAGAAGAAATGAAAAAGTTGGGGTATTAA
- a CDS encoding type 2 periplasmic-binding domain-containing protein produces MSDKKHSIAPFKLRFILILILVIITLGFFGTILAVKIKNPFRVSIYNYESYLSPKVINKLKQKYTYNTFSSVTEFTKAINSQKAVAGIGSDYQLTELLLEGKIKKINFSKIYDKTDKNSIYSHYSIAVRKHLDKFESFIINKVKELNPENKIEKNRKGKIIKPYLYFKNDDPKQEVLGFEVDSKEGIDHFYEFLIPYFLQDKLVVYNINKKSHPNIKDVDKISFKKDATWLEIIKTLTSKHGYKNIAWTNSYLDNAMIGQFYASEEKIKNYLVGTPEHEKLESLTLNNYQEIYDYFIKFVKEASGYSIKDTSRNRLISDGLTLVNEIIEPIPTKNDVSVMYNGDALDAYYASDNFESFTDVQIKYVRPKNNYFLLDAWIISQGTDDEESDELLEFLNKESMLGQQFSEEELEQKYLQNVANEIEKNSGIPKQEILKNLFKNSSLKTPKKVHEIDVSFWKENYNSFMDSFDFIPAIANFNAINYTPAYIDINKFLKNYYFKDENKNDDEEAMNIFDVEKSTWINHQIYQPLDLKLRTAISDYYYELTKS; encoded by the coding sequence ATGTCTGATAAAAAACATTCAATTGCTCCGTTTAAACTAAGATTTATTTTAATTTTAATTTTAGTAATAATAACTCTTGGTTTTTTTGGAACAATTCTCGCAGTTAAAATTAAAAATCCTTTTAGAGTAAGTATCTATAACTATGAATCGTATTTATCGCCAAAAGTTATAAACAAACTTAAACAAAAATATACTTATAACACTTTTTCAAGCGTTACCGAATTTACAAAAGCTATTAATAGTCAAAAAGCGGTAGCTGGAATTGGAAGCGATTATCAATTAACCGAGCTTCTTTTGGAAGGTAAAATTAAAAAAATAAATTTTTCTAAAATTTATGACAAAACAGATAAAAATTCAATTTATTCTCATTATTCAATTGCAGTGAGAAAACATCTTGATAAATTTGAAAGTTTCATTATAAATAAAGTAAAAGAACTTAATCCAGAAAATAAGATTGAAAAAAATAGAAAAGGGAAAATTATAAAACCTTATCTTTACTTTAAAAATGATGATCCTAAACAAGAAGTTTTGGGTTTTGAAGTTGACTCAAAAGAAGGAATTGATCATTTTTATGAATTCTTAATTCCTTATTTTTTACAAGATAAATTAGTTGTTTATAATATCAACAAAAAATCACACCCAAATATTAAAGACGTTGATAAAATTTCATTTAAAAAAGATGCAACCTGACTTGAGATAATTAAAACTTTAACTAGCAAACATGGATACAAAAACATTGCTTGAACAAACTCTTACTTAGATAATGCAATGATTGGTCAATTTTATGCAAGTGAAGAAAAGATTAAAAATTATTTGGTCGGAACACCAGAACATGAAAAACTTGAAAGTCTAACATTAAATAATTACCAAGAAATCTATGACTATTTCATTAAGTTTGTAAAAGAAGCTAGCGGTTATTCAATAAAAGACACATCAAGAAATAGATTAATCAGTGATGGACTAACATTAGTAAATGAGATCATTGAACCTATACCTACAAAAAATGATGTGAGCGTAATGTATAATGGTGACGCTCTTGATGCTTATTATGCTAGTGATAATTTTGAAAGTTTTACTGATGTACAAATAAAATATGTAAGGCCTAAAAACAATTATTTCTTACTTGACGCATGAATAATTAGTCAAGGAACTGATGATGAAGAAAGCGACGAACTTCTAGAATTTTTAAATAAAGAATCAATGCTTGGCCAACAGTTCAGCGAAGAAGAACTTGAACAAAAATATTTGCAAAATGTTGCAAATGAAATTGAAAAAAATTCAGGCATACCAAAACAAGAAATATTAAAAAATCTTTTTAAAAATTCTTCATTAAAAACACCAAAAAAAGTTCATGAAATAGATGTTAGTTTTTGAAAAGAAAATTATAATTCTTTTATGGATTCTTTTGACTTCATACCGGCTATTGCAAACTTCAATGCAATCAACTATACGCCAGCATACATTGATATTAATAAATTTCTAAAAAACTACTATTTTAAAGATGAAAATAAGAATGATGATGAAGAAGCAATGAATATTTTCGATGTTGAAAAATCAACTTGAATAAATCATCAAATTTATCAACCTTTAGATTTAAAATTAAGAACAGCAATTAGTGACTATTACTATGAACTAACTAAATCATAA
- a CDS encoding ABC transporter ATP-binding protein produces MFNKTQTTKKAISISEQPIIELVDIVKEFDGKNVLDNVNLKIEKGQFVTLLGPSGSGKTTILRIIGGFEWVTRGEVKFFDKDIKDLEPHKRDVSTIFQDYALFPHLNVENNIKYGLRLKRMPKAEIPKKFKFALTKKQAKWAKEAQDQMAKLDKKMEQYEKYIEMPNGDERKKHKFQLLIDDMDFHYSYWENYVDLKTEQYEKRYLTRPITEEEMNKEVSNIIKLVGLEGNERKNINSLSGGMKQRVALARSLVIEPSVLLLDEPLSALDAKIREKMQILLRQIQQKLQLTFIFVTHDRNEALQLSDKIAIIRDGKVEQYGAPRELYDYPVNKWVANFIGDSNFFDATFVSKNKVKFLGKTFETIHEEFEPGESLDALIRPEDIYITRAKTNAKLTGEILTSIYGGSYYNYTIQVKDKIITIETSSKYEVGREVYLNWDIDAIHLMKKDLKFEAETVQSNGN; encoded by the coding sequence ATGTTTAACAAAACACAAACTACAAAAAAAGCTATTTCAATTAGCGAACAGCCAATAATTGAACTCGTTGATATTGTTAAAGAATTTGATGGCAAAAACGTACTTGATAATGTTAATTTAAAAATTGAAAAAGGTCAGTTCGTTACTCTTCTAGGCCCTTCAGGTTCTGGAAAAACTACCATCCTAAGAATCATTGGTGGGTTTGAATGAGTTACCCGTGGTGAAGTTAAATTCTTTGATAAAGACATTAAAGACTTAGAACCTCATAAACGAGATGTTTCAACAATCTTCCAAGATTATGCACTTTTTCCGCATTTGAATGTTGAAAATAATATTAAATATGGGCTTAGATTAAAAAGAATGCCTAAGGCAGAAATTCCTAAAAAATTCAAGTTTGCCTTAACTAAAAAACAAGCAAAATGAGCAAAAGAAGCTCAAGATCAAATGGCAAAACTTGATAAAAAAATGGAACAATATGAAAAATATATTGAAATGCCAAATGGTGATGAACGTAAAAAACATAAGTTTCAACTTTTAATTGATGATATGGACTTCCATTATTCATATTGAGAAAACTATGTAGATTTAAAAACAGAACAATATGAAAAAAGATACCTAACTAGACCAATAACTGAAGAAGAAATGAACAAGGAAGTTTCAAATATTATTAAGTTAGTTGGCCTTGAAGGCAATGAAAGAAAGAACATTAATTCTCTTTCAGGCGGAATGAAGCAACGTGTTGCTTTAGCTAGATCTTTAGTTATAGAACCTTCAGTTTTACTTCTTGATGAACCTTTGTCAGCACTTGATGCAAAAATTCGTGAAAAAATGCAAATTTTACTTAGACAAATTCAACAAAAATTACAACTCACATTTATTTTTGTAACACATGATAGAAACGAAGCTTTACAACTAAGTGACAAGATTGCAATTATCCGTGATGGAAAAGTTGAACAATATGGTGCACCTCGTGAACTTTATGACTATCCTGTAAATAAATGAGTAGCAAATTTCATTGGTGATTCAAATTTCTTTGATGCAACATTTGTTTCAAAAAATAAAGTTAAATTCTTAGGAAAAACTTTTGAAACAATTCATGAAGAATTTGAACCTGGCGAAAGCCTTGATGCACTAATTAGGCCTGAGGATATTTATATTACTAGAGCTAAAACTAATGCAAAACTTACTGGTGAAATTCTTACATCAATTTATGGTGGAAGCTACTACAATTACACCATTCAAGTGAAGGATAAAATAATCACCATTGAGACTTCAAGCAAATATGAAGTCGGAAGAGAAGTTTATCTAAACTGAGATATTGATGCGATTCATTTAATGAAAAAAGACTTGAAGTTTGAAGCTGAAACGGTGCAAAGTAATGGAAATTAG
- a CDS encoding ABC transporter permease, protein MKNKFTKKKKLPTMSKLQASLSIPYIIFSLVFILLPMTLIFIYAFKPLEGQTNLENWEIIKKPLTWNIIARSIYIGLIAAFVSVLIGFPYAFIVSRSKSKIFKTLALSLILSPMLIFTISKALAVRGLFEAMFDKNALNSKWFMVVGMVYLFLPFSILPIYSVLKDMPNNILEASQDLGYSKFKTMMKVVLPYSLKAILSAFGMVFMLSSTSIIISDKLLPDGSQLQLIGNLINQFANPANPYDLATASTLVIITLLILLALYAIIYGIPYLINKYKQGGNYE, encoded by the coding sequence ATGAAGAATAAATTCACTAAAAAGAAAAAATTGCCAACAATGTCAAAACTTCAAGCATCACTTTCTATACCTTATATAATTTTTTCTTTAGTTTTTATTCTATTACCCATGACTTTGATCTTCATTTATGCTTTTAAACCACTTGAAGGTCAAACAAATCTTGAAAATTGAGAAATTATTAAAAAACCTTTAACTTGAAATATTATTGCTAGATCAATTTACATAGGTTTAATTGCAGCATTTGTTTCCGTTTTAATAGGTTTCCCATATGCATTTATAGTTTCAAGAAGCAAATCAAAGATTTTCAAAACTTTAGCATTAAGTTTAATCTTAAGTCCGATGTTAATCTTTACAATTTCAAAAGCTTTGGCAGTACGTGGTCTTTTTGAAGCAATGTTTGATAAAAACGCTTTAAATAGTAAATGATTTATGGTTGTTGGAATGGTTTACTTATTTTTGCCATTTTCAATACTTCCAATTTATTCAGTTTTAAAAGATATGCCGAACAATATCTTAGAAGCTAGTCAAGATTTAGGTTATTCTAAGTTTAAAACAATGATGAAAGTTGTTTTACCTTATTCATTAAAAGCTATTCTTTCAGCCTTCGGTATGGTTTTCATGCTTTCATCTACTTCTATTATTATTAGTGATAAGCTATTGCCTGATGGTTCACAGCTTCAATTAATTGGAAATTTGATTAATCAATTTGCTAACCCAGCAAATCCTTATGATTTGGCAACAGCAAGTACATTAGTTATCATAACTTTGCTAATTCTATTAGCACTTTATGCAATCATTTATGGAATCCCTTATTTAATAAATAAATATAAACAAGGAGGTAATTATGAGTAA
- a CDS encoding ABC transporter permease yields MSKFKSFMKNSYVFIIILLLYIPILFGLVYSFNEPSSKGTFSITTWNKTSWSAYIDLFSKNRWLAFVNSLLIGFSTSIIVIFLSLITVFALWRNKNKSMRAYVQTTSNVPLINPDVITALTLAIVLNLIFFGTLKATSEGFFRAIIAHAVMILPYGILIMLPKSDKFSKNIFEASQDLGYSKFKTWFKTYFVYMLSSIGFTFVISMALSLDDFIITRIVSNTQTLGTQLYQGQFQAWSLAIGGIALIVVLFANIIYVSYKSVQFSKAKKALNTKKIILNKGLRV; encoded by the coding sequence ATGAGTAAATTTAAAAGTTTTATGAAAAATTCATATGTTTTTATTATTATCTTACTTCTTTATATTCCAATTCTATTCGGGCTAGTTTACTCATTTAATGAGCCTTCATCAAAAGGAACATTCTCAATTACAACTTGAAACAAAACTAGTTGATCTGCATACATTGATCTTTTTTCAAAAAACAGATGACTTGCTTTTGTTAATTCACTTTTAATTGGATTTTCAACAAGCATTATTGTAATTTTTCTTTCTTTAATCACAGTTTTTGCTCTTTGAAGAAATAAAAATAAATCAATGCGAGCTTATGTCCAAACAACATCAAATGTTCCATTGATTAATCCTGACGTTATTACCGCTTTAACTCTTGCAATTGTTTTAAATTTAATATTTTTTGGAACATTGAAAGCAACAAGCGAAGGATTTTTCAGGGCCATCATCGCTCATGCAGTTATGATTTTACCTTATGGAATTTTAATAATGCTTCCAAAAAGTGATAAGTTTTCAAAAAACATTTTTGAAGCAAGTCAAGATTTAGGCTATTCTAAATTTAAAACTTGATTTAAAACTTACTTTGTATATATGTTAAGTTCAATCGGATTTACCTTCGTTATTTCTATGGCTCTATCTTTGGATGACTTCATAATTACCAGAATCGTTTCAAATACTCAAACACTTGGAACACAACTTTATCAAGGCCAATTCCAAGCTTGATCTCTTGCAATTGGTGGCATTGCATTAATAGTGGTTCTCTTTGCCAACATAATCTATGTTTCATACAAATCAGTACAATTTTCAAAAGCTAAAAAAGCTCTAAATACAAAAAAAATAATTTTAAATAAAGGGCTTCGTGTTTAG
- the mutM gene encoding DNA-formamidopyrimidine glycosylase, with product MPELAEVRVVCDALNKTIKNKKIVEIKIFKSKLFKEKSVQEFKEILTDKTILKVENKGKHIIIYLNENLVLLSHLRMEGKYRFYNKGEENFDTHLICTFHFKDGSYLNYLDSRMFGTFHLRNLQNYDKILPLSKVANEPKNVDINNLYEKIKKSTSSIKTKLLDQTLVSGIGNIYIDEALFLAKVHPETKANRISRDELKEIIDFSAEVMQKSYEYGGTTLFSYESMNSLEGKYQELLKVHNDKIKNCSICKSKIEKIKVNGRMSYFCPNCQKRK from the coding sequence ATGCCAGAATTAGCTGAAGTTAGAGTAGTTTGCGACGCCTTAAATAAAACAATTAAAAACAAGAAAATTGTTGAAATTAAAATTTTTAAATCTAAACTTTTTAAAGAAAAATCAGTTCAAGAATTCAAGGAAATTTTGACCGACAAAACCATTTTAAAAGTTGAAAATAAAGGCAAGCATATTATCATTTATTTAAACGAAAATTTAGTTTTACTTTCTCATTTAAGAATGGAAGGAAAGTATCGTTTTTATAATAAAGGTGAAGAAAATTTTGACACTCACCTTATATGCACTTTCCATTTTAAAGATGGATCATATTTAAATTATTTAGATTCTAGAATGTTCGGAACATTCCATTTAAGAAACTTACAAAACTATGACAAAATTTTACCTTTATCAAAAGTTGCAAATGAACCTAAAAATGTTGACATTAATAATCTCTACGAAAAGATTAAAAAATCAACATCCTCAATTAAAACAAAACTTTTAGATCAAACATTAGTTTCTGGAATTGGAAATATTTATATTGATGAAGCACTATTTTTAGCAAAGGTTCATCCTGAAACAAAAGCAAATAGAATAAGTAGAGATGAATTAAAAGAAATTATTGATTTTTCAGCAGAAGTTATGCAGAAAAGTTATGAGTATGGCGGAACTACATTATTTAGTTATGAATCAATGAATAGTCTTGAAGGAAAATATCAAGAACTATTGAAAGTGCACAATGATAAAATAAAAAATTGTTCTATATGCAAGAGCAAAATTGAAAAAATAAAGGTCAATGGAAGAATGAGCTATTTTTGTCCAAATTGTCAAAAAAGAAAATAA
- a CDS encoding Sua5/YciO/YrdC/YwlC family protein codes for MANKYNKLFISTTDTILGIGGKVSKEVKDLIYEIKGRDRLKKLIILVGSIEQARKFKEWNTQAEEFAKKWWPGAYTLVVNDQGFRMPKQEKFLEYLKKNGPVYFTSCNISGAPVCETIEAAKEVFPEVTNVYNFGEMSGKASQVIRVETGEILRN; via the coding sequence ATGGCAAATAAATATAACAAACTTTTTATTTCTACAACAGATACAATTCTTGGAATTGGTGGCAAGGTTAGCAAAGAGGTTAAAGACTTAATCTACGAAATTAAAGGAAGAGATAGATTAAAAAAATTAATCATTTTAGTTGGTTCAATTGAGCAAGCAAGAAAATTTAAAGAATGAAATACTCAAGCTGAAGAATTTGCAAAGAAATGATGGCCTGGAGCATATACACTTGTAGTTAATGATCAAGGTTTTAGAATGCCTAAACAAGAGAAATTTTTAGAATACCTTAAAAAAAATGGTCCAGTTTACTTTACAAGTTGCAATATTTCTGGTGCACCTGTATGTGAAACTATTGAAGCTGCAAAAGAAGTATTTCCTGAAGTAACAAATGTTTATAACTTTGGTGAAATGAGCGGAAAAGCAAGTCAAGTTATTCGTGTTGAAACTGGTGAAATTTTAAGAAATTAA
- a CDS encoding RpiB/LacA/LacB family sugar-phosphate isomerase: MKVKIVSDHAGNKIKEELAKKIAKEGYEVILRGATSDDDQSCSYSDVGIDFAREIINDKDRENTKYIAICGSGIGISIALNRFKQIRCARVTNVEEAKLAKQHNDANVLCFGGRLVTVDQAFEMFKEWEHAKFEGNRHIPRIIKLDEVGEER; encoded by the coding sequence ATGAAAGTAAAAATAGTTAGCGATCACGCTGGCAATAAAATAAAAGAAGAACTCGCAAAAAAAATTGCAAAAGAAGGTTATGAAGTAATCTTACGTGGTGCAACTTCTGATGATGATCAATCATGTTCATATTCAGACGTTGGAATCGATTTTGCTCGCGAAATTATTAATGACAAAGATAGAGAAAATACTAAATATATAGCAATTTGTGGATCAGGAATCGGAATTAGCATTGCATTAAATCGTTTCAAACAAATTCGTTGTGCAAGAGTAACAAATGTTGAAGAAGCAAAACTTGCAAAACAACACAACGATGCAAATGTGCTATGTTTCGGTGGACGTTTAGTTACGGTAGATCAAGCATTTGAAATGTTCAAAGAATGAGAACATGCTAAATTTGAAGGTAACCGCCATATACCAAGAATCATAAAATTAGATGAAGTTGGGGAAGAAAGATAA